A genomic region of Cannabis sativa cultivar Pink pepper isolate KNU-18-1 chromosome 1, ASM2916894v1, whole genome shotgun sequence contains the following coding sequences:
- the LOC115704768 gene encoding auxin-responsive protein IAA27, whose product MSMPLEHDYIGLSESVPSMESSGKSSEKKSGSGLNLKATELRLGLPGSESPEREEGLAGLGLVTGAKRGFSDAIDGVSGKWVFSGKGGSEADLAKGGNLFSPRGVNNGGSESNNHTTGLTVSSTVKDGVPQSPKPLQQKKPQPSAPTAKAQVVGWPPIRSFRKNSMASSHPPKNDDDAEANAGSGCLYVKVSMDGAPYLRKVDLKTYVSYMDLSSALEKMFTCFTIGQCGSNGFSKSRLMDLLHGSEYVLTYEDKDGDWMLVGDVPWEMFTESCKRLRIMKSSEAIGLAPRAMEKCKNLN is encoded by the exons ATGTCTATGCCCTTAGAGCATGATTACATAGGCTTATCAGAGTCAGTTCCTTCAATGGAAAGCTCTGGCAAGTCTTCTGAGAAAAAAAGTGGTTCTGGTTTGAACCTTAAGGCCACTGAGCTGAGGCTGGGTTTGCCCGGGTCCGAGTCCCCAGAAAGAGAGGAGGGTCTTGCTGGGCTGGGCTTAGTGACTGGAGCTAAGAGAGGTTTCTCTGACGCCATTGATGGAGTTTCTGGCAAGTGGGTTTTCTCTGGAAAAGGTGGATCTGAGGCTGATTTGGCTAAAGGTGGTAACTTGTTTTCTCCTCGAGGTGTTAATAATGGTGGGTCGGAGTCTAACAACCATACAACGGGTTTGACTGTCTCGTCAACTGTCAAAGATGGTGTTCCTCAGTCCCCTAAGCCATTGCAGCAGAAGAAGCCTCAGCCCTCTGCTCCGACTGCAAA AGCACAGGTTGTGGGATGGCCACCAATCCGATCTTTCCGGAAGAATTCGATGGCTTCTTCTCACCCTCCAAAGAATGATGATGATGCAGAAGCTAATGCAGGATCTGGTTGTCTTTATGTTAAGGTCAGCATGGATGGTGCACCATACCTCAGGAAAGTTGATCTTAAAACTTATGTTAGTTATATGGATCTATCTTCAGCACTGGAAAAAATGTTCACCTGCTTTACAATAG GTCAATGTGGCTCTAATGGATTTAGTAAGAGCCGATTAATGGATCTCCTTCATGGCTCAGAATATGTACTCACCTATGAAGACAAGGATGGAGATTGGATGCTAGTGGGTGATGTTCCTTGGGA GATGTTTACCGAGTCATGTAAGAGGCTGAGGATAATGAAGAGTTCAGAGGCTATTGGTCTTG CCCCAAGGGCCATGGAGAAGTGCAAAAATCTGAACTAG